A genomic window from Haliaeetus albicilla chromosome 10, bHalAlb1.1, whole genome shotgun sequence includes:
- the OGFOD1 gene encoding prolyl 3-hydroxylase OGFOD1 isoform X1 yields the protein MGAKRRGAAAAAGPKRGKREARAELCAALRDAALRERAAAAWGRGEPLRHEAAAVEPAPFRHGVIPGFLAGPAFAEALRDELLGLGFRRRSNDLLSLRQSEELGGRPEPHVAALRHALCEEFRAWLSAVTQIELEPTIDISCAKYEYTDVLLCHDDELEGRRIAFILYLVPPWEKSNGGTLDLYSTDEHFQPQQIVKSLVPSWNTLVFFEVSPVSFHQVSEVLSEEKCRLSVSGWFHGPSIVRPARHIEGPLPRSPHIPYDHEILYEWINLVYLDMDSQAQIQEEFEERSEILLKDFLKKEKYQLLCETLENKDIQWSSRGPANKRLYEAAEEDSLPDILKKFLQFLRSEALFLLLSNFTGLKLHFLAPSDEDEDAGEGRAADTTGHSSPKPEQEEPEQHADSNPHQSDQPANIPEAQDSEMQNSSDTPMCAGELRRWTHRHYTLVHDTWATEFALDLLFFCGCEDWDPEYGGFTSYIAKGEDEELLTVNPEDNCLALVYRDKETMKFVKYINHHSLARLKKHPNRTGFWDFSFVYYE from the exons ATGGGTGCTAAGCggcgcggggccgcggcggcggcggggccgaaGCGCGGGAAACGGGAGGCGCGCGCCGAGCTCTGCGCCGCCCTCAGGGATGCGGCGCTGCGGGAGCGGGCGGCAGCGGCCTGGGGCCGCGGGGAGCCGCTCCGCCACG aggcggcggcggtggaACCGGCCCCGTTCCGGCACGGCGTCATCCCCGGCTTCCTGGCGGGCCCGGCCTTCGCGGAGGCGCTGCGCGACGAGCTGCTGGGCCTCGGCTTCCGTCGGCGGAGCAACGACCTCCTCTCGCTGCGGCAG TCCGAGGAGCTGGGGGGAAGGCCGGAGCCCCACGTCGCCGCGCTGAG GCATGCTCTGTGTGAAGAATTCCGAGCGTGGCTTTCTGCTGTGACCCAGATTGAGCTGGAACCAACTATTGACATCTCCTGTGCTAAATATGAATATACAG ATGTCTTGCTGTGCCACGATGATGAGCTAGAAGGTCGGAGAATTGCTTTCATCCTGTACCTTGTCCCACCCTGGGAGAAAAGCAACGGGGGAACGCTGGACCTGTATAGCACAGATG aaCACTTTCAGCCACAGCAAATTGTCAAGTCATTAGTGCCTTCGTGGAACACACTGGTTTTCTTTGAAGTGTCTCCAGTCTCCTTCCACCAG GTGTCAGAAGTTTTGTCTGAGGAGAAGTGCCGCTTGTCAGTGAGCGGCTGGTTTCATGGCCCATCAATAGTCAGACCTGCACGCCACATTGAAGGTCCCTTGCCCAGGAGCCCACACATCCCCTATGAT CACGAAATCTTGTATGAGTGGATCAATCTAGTTTATTTGGACATGGACTCCCAAGCTCAAATCCAGGAGGAATTTGAGGAGCGATCAGAAATTCTCCTGAAAGATTTTCTTAAG AAAGAGAAATACCAACTGCTATGTGAAACTTTGGAGAACAAAGACATCCAGTGGAGTAGCCGGGGGCCTGCCAATAAAAG ACTCTATGAGGCAGCAGAGGAAGACAGCCTCCCTGACATCCTGAAGAAATTCCTGCAGTTCTTACGCTCTGAGGCCttgtttttactgctttccaaCTTCACTGGCCTAAAGCTGCACTTCCTGGCTCCCTCTGATGAGGATGAAgatgctggggaaggaagagcagcagaTACCACTGGGCACAGCAGTCCCAAACCTGAGCAGGAAGAGCCTGAACAACATGCTGATAGCAATCCACATCAGTCAGACCAGCCTGCCAACATCCCTGAAGCACAAGACAGCGAGATGCAGAACA GCTCAGATACCCCCATGTGTGCAGGGGAGCTGAGGCGCTGGACCCACAGGCACTATACTCTAGTCCACGACACTTGGGCAACAGAATTTGCTCTCGACCTGCTCTTCTTCTGTGGCTGTGAGG acTGGGATCCAGAATATGGTGGCTTTACTTCCTACATCGCTAAAGGTGAAGATGAAGAG CTGTTGACAGTGAATCCAGAGGACAACTGCTTGGCCTTAGTTTATAGAGACAAAGAAACTATGAAGTTTGTGAAATACATCAATCATCATAGCTTGGCACGCCTGAAAAAGCATCCAAACAGAACAGGATTTTGGGATTTTTCCTTTGTCTATTATGAGTGA
- the OGFOD1 gene encoding prolyl 3-hydroxylase OGFOD1 isoform X2 — MGAKRRGAAAAAGPKRGKREARAELCAALRDAALRERAAAAWGRGEPLRHEAAAVEPAPFRHGVIPGFLAGPAFAEALRDELLGLGFRRRSNDLLSLRQSEELGGRPEPHVAALRHALCEEFRAWLSAVTQIELEPTIDISCAKYEYTEHFQPQQIVKSLVPSWNTLVFFEVSPVSFHQVSEVLSEEKCRLSVSGWFHGPSIVRPARHIEGPLPRSPHIPYDHEILYEWINLVYLDMDSQAQIQEEFEERSEILLKDFLKKEKYQLLCETLENKDIQWSSRGPANKRLYEAAEEDSLPDILKKFLQFLRSEALFLLLSNFTGLKLHFLAPSDEDEDAGEGRAADTTGHSSPKPEQEEPEQHADSNPHQSDQPANIPEAQDSEMQNSSDTPMCAGELRRWTHRHYTLVHDTWATEFALDLLFFCGCEDWDPEYGGFTSYIAKGEDEELLTVNPEDNCLALVYRDKETMKFVKYINHHSLARLKKHPNRTGFWDFSFVYYE, encoded by the exons ATGGGTGCTAAGCggcgcggggccgcggcggcggcggggccgaaGCGCGGGAAACGGGAGGCGCGCGCCGAGCTCTGCGCCGCCCTCAGGGATGCGGCGCTGCGGGAGCGGGCGGCAGCGGCCTGGGGCCGCGGGGAGCCGCTCCGCCACG aggcggcggcggtggaACCGGCCCCGTTCCGGCACGGCGTCATCCCCGGCTTCCTGGCGGGCCCGGCCTTCGCGGAGGCGCTGCGCGACGAGCTGCTGGGCCTCGGCTTCCGTCGGCGGAGCAACGACCTCCTCTCGCTGCGGCAG TCCGAGGAGCTGGGGGGAAGGCCGGAGCCCCACGTCGCCGCGCTGAG GCATGCTCTGTGTGAAGAATTCCGAGCGTGGCTTTCTGCTGTGACCCAGATTGAGCTGGAACCAACTATTGACATCTCCTGTGCTAAATATGAATATACAG aaCACTTTCAGCCACAGCAAATTGTCAAGTCATTAGTGCCTTCGTGGAACACACTGGTTTTCTTTGAAGTGTCTCCAGTCTCCTTCCACCAG GTGTCAGAAGTTTTGTCTGAGGAGAAGTGCCGCTTGTCAGTGAGCGGCTGGTTTCATGGCCCATCAATAGTCAGACCTGCACGCCACATTGAAGGTCCCTTGCCCAGGAGCCCACACATCCCCTATGAT CACGAAATCTTGTATGAGTGGATCAATCTAGTTTATTTGGACATGGACTCCCAAGCTCAAATCCAGGAGGAATTTGAGGAGCGATCAGAAATTCTCCTGAAAGATTTTCTTAAG AAAGAGAAATACCAACTGCTATGTGAAACTTTGGAGAACAAAGACATCCAGTGGAGTAGCCGGGGGCCTGCCAATAAAAG ACTCTATGAGGCAGCAGAGGAAGACAGCCTCCCTGACATCCTGAAGAAATTCCTGCAGTTCTTACGCTCTGAGGCCttgtttttactgctttccaaCTTCACTGGCCTAAAGCTGCACTTCCTGGCTCCCTCTGATGAGGATGAAgatgctggggaaggaagagcagcagaTACCACTGGGCACAGCAGTCCCAAACCTGAGCAGGAAGAGCCTGAACAACATGCTGATAGCAATCCACATCAGTCAGACCAGCCTGCCAACATCCCTGAAGCACAAGACAGCGAGATGCAGAACA GCTCAGATACCCCCATGTGTGCAGGGGAGCTGAGGCGCTGGACCCACAGGCACTATACTCTAGTCCACGACACTTGGGCAACAGAATTTGCTCTCGACCTGCTCTTCTTCTGTGGCTGTGAGG acTGGGATCCAGAATATGGTGGCTTTACTTCCTACATCGCTAAAGGTGAAGATGAAGAG CTGTTGACAGTGAATCCAGAGGACAACTGCTTGGCCTTAGTTTATAGAGACAAAGAAACTATGAAGTTTGTGAAATACATCAATCATCATAGCTTGGCACGCCTGAAAAAGCATCCAAACAGAACAGGATTTTGGGATTTTTCCTTTGTCTATTATGAGTGA
- the NUDT21 gene encoding cleavage and polyadenylation specificity factor subunit 5 — MSVVPPNRSQTGWPRGVNQFGNKYIQQTKPLTLERTINLYPLTNYTFGTKEPLYEKDSSVAARFQRMREEFDKIGMRRTVEGVLIVHEHRLPHVLLLQLGTTFFKLPGGELNPGEDEVEGLKRLMTEILGRQDGVQQDWVIDDCIGNWWRPNFEPPQYPYIPAHITKPKEHKKLFLVQLQEKALFAVPKNYKLVAAPLFELYDNAPGYGPIISSLPQLLSRFNFIYN, encoded by the exons aTGTCCGTGGTGCCGCCCAATCGTTCGCAGACCGGCTGGCCCCGCGGGGTGAACCAGTTCGGGAACAAATACATCCAGCAGACGAAGCCGCTCACGTTGGAGAGGACCATCAACCT gTATCCTCTGACAAATTATACATTTGGGACGAAGGAACCCCTGTATGAGAAGGACAGTTCCGTGGCAGCTCGTTTTCAGCGTATGAGGGAAGAGTTTGACAAGATTGGCATGAGGCGGACAGTGGAAGGGGTTCTGATTGTACACGAGCATAGGCTGCCCCATGTGCTGTTACTGCAGCTGGGTACAACTTTTTTCAAGCT ACCTGGTGGTGAACTCAATCCAGGAGAAGATGAGGTAGAAGGGCTCAAACGCTTAATGACAGag atactgggTCGCCAGGATGGTGTTCAGCAAGACTGGGTGATTGATGACTGCATTGGTAACTGGTGGAGACCAAACTTTGAACCTCCACAG tatCCCTATATCCCAGCTCAtattacaaaaccaaaagagcacaaaaagcttttcttggTCCAGCTTCAAGAAAAGG CTTTGTTTGCAGTCCCAAAAAATTACAAGCTGGTTGCTGCACCACTGTTTGAGCTCTATGACAATGCACCAGGATATGGACCCATTATTTCCAGCCTTCCTCAACTTTTGAGCAG GTTCAACTTTATTTACAACTGA